In the genome of Dermacentor silvarum isolate Dsil-2018 chromosome 1, BIME_Dsil_1.4, whole genome shotgun sequence, one region contains:
- the LOC119438790 gene encoding hormone receptor 4, whose product MLPPLLHRLLFKMSLFHDIKLKRRKVDSRGSSDGENNGDVNTSSPEPPPPPPPPPPPPPLQQQQQQQQQQQQSPAQQQPPLSQPLQQQQQQSQQSQQQSQQQSQQQSQQHQPQQPQSQQSQQPAASSSTSGPAASSSSGAATPGPPARRTDESPPPQGSGRLAAPADSDDEERRAGPAASAWTPDSSAFNRPKEDEGLSVVRRMYRPAPQVVSWPAGAPSATEVGREGYAPPFPAAAFQRSPIFYRRASTSAASSEEEASWRRDENPEPAASWVDKLPDSQALNLCVAAGVTPSTSRGGADDEDDQPMVCMICEDKATGLHYGIITCEGCKGFFKRTVQNKRVYTCVADGNCEITKAQRNRCQYCRFQKCLRQGMVLAAVREDRMPGGRNSGAVYNLYKVKYKKHKKGPKNGQLMLRQEPAPGVKPPVAAKSPPADAAAAAKGPSPLMMQGPKALLPLVSAASAAATTASATTTSTSSTTTTTTTTNGVLSSSPRYHQSSDWVNGGILKTALTSPSEVMHLRHAVLEQQPRPERRTLSAEQAAAMIEQLIECDDFEDVATLNNMRDLLNDWEDLSRKLRQIADKIVHKLVQWTKRLPFYAEIPLAVHTQLLAHKWHELVVLTTAAYQAIQLPARVAPSSSCSSSGSSDGGPHSPPADVSRETAAALCELQRTLAALMGQPVTLVQLPSEAVPLVDQMTGLASELRKARLCLEEYVCLKVVIMLSYEDPNQRQLESIQERYLSALRVFTEQRFPNQSSRFTELLARLPDIQAAAALLLHSKMFYVPFLLNSSITR is encoded by the exons ATGCTCCCCCCGCTCCTGCACAGGCTACTGTTTAAGATGAGCCTATTCCACGACATCAAACTCAAGCGACGGAAAGTGGACTCGCGCGGCAGCAGCGATGGAGAGAACAACGGTGATGTGAACACGTCGTCGCCTGAGCCgcccccaccgccgccgccgccgccgccgccgccgccgctgcaacagcagcagcagcaacagcagcagcagcagcagtcaccGGCTCAGCAGCAACCACCACTGTCGCAGCCgttgcagcagcaacagcagcagtcaCAGCAGTCGCAGCAGCAGTCGCAGCAGCAGTCGCAGCAGCAGTCGCAGCAGCACCAGCCGCAACAGCCACAGTCACAACAGTCGCAGCAGCCAGCGGCGTCATCGTCAACGTCAGGGCCCGCCGCGTCGTCGTCCAGCGGTGCCGCAACCCCGGGACCTCCAGCGCGACGGACGGACGAGTCGCCGCCTCCCCAGGGCTCCGGCCGGCTAGCGGCTCCGGCTGACTCGGACGACGAGGAGCGGCGCGCGGGACCCGCAGCCAGTGCCTGGACGCCGGACTCGAGCGCCTTCAACCGGCCCaaggaggacgaaggcctgtccgtgGTGCGGCGTATGTACAGGCCTGCCCCGCAGGTGGTCAGCTGGCCGGCGGGCGCACCGTCAGCCACCGAGGTGGGCCGCGAGGGCTACGCACCGCCGTTCCCGGCTGCCGCCTTCCAGCGGTCGCCCATTTTCTACCGGCGCGCCTCCACGTCGGCCGCCAGCTCCGAGGAAGAGGCGAGCTGGCGCCGGGACGAAAACCCGGAGCCAGCGGCGTCGTGGGTCGACAAGTTGCCGGACTCGCAAGCGCTGAACCTGTGCGTGGCCGCCGGCGTGACGCCGTCCACGTCACGGGGAGGTGCCGATGACGAGGACGACCAGCCCATGGTGTGCATGATCTGCGAGGACAAGGCGACGGGTCTGCACTACGGCATCATTACCTGCGAAGG GTGCAAGGGATTCTTCAAGCGGACCGTGCAGAACAAGCGTGTGTACACGTGCGTGGCGGACGGCAACTGCGAGATCACCAAGGCCCAGAGGAACCGGTGCCAGTACTGCCGCTTCCAGAAGTGCCTACGACAGGGCATGGTCCTCGCAG ctgttcGAGAAGACCGAATGCCTGGTGGAAGAAATTCAGGAGCGGTGTACAACCTATACAAG GTCAAGTACAAGAAACACAAGAAGGGTCCCAAGAACGGCCAGCTGATGCTTCGTCAGGAGCCGGCGCCGGGCGTCAAGCCGCCCGTGGCCGCCAAGTCCCCGCCtgccgacgccgccgccgctgccaaggGTCCCTCACCGCTCATGATGCAGGGTCCCAAGGCGCTGCTGCCGCTCGTCTCGGCTGCGTCCGCGGCCGCGACCACGGCGAGCGCGACGACCACGTCGACGAGCAGCACCACGACCACGACAACGACCACCAACGGCGTCCTCTCGTCGTCGCCAAG GTACCACCAGAGCTCGGACTGGGTCAACGGTGGCATCCTGAAGACGGCGCTGACGAGCCCCTCCGAGGTGATGCACCTGCGGCACGCCGTgctcgagcagcagccgcggCCGGAGCGGCGCACGCTGAGCGCCGAGCAGGCGGCCGCCATGATCGAGCAGCTGATCGAGTGCGATGACTTCGAGGACGTGGCGACGCTCAACAACATGCGCGACCTGCTCAACGACTGGGAGGACCTGTCGCGCAAGCTCCGCCAGATCGCCGACAAGATCGTGCACAAGCTGGTGCAGTGGACCAAGCGGCTTCCCTTCTACGCCGAGATCCCGCTGGCCGTGCACACGCAGCTGCTGGCGCACAAGTGGCACGAGCTGGTCGTGctcaccacggccgcctaccagGCCATCCAGCTGCCGGCGCGCGTCGCCCCCTCGTCGTCGTGCTCGTCGTCGGGCTCGTCCGACGGCGGGCCCCACTCGCCGCCGGCCGACGTGAGTCGCGAGACGGCCGCGGCACTGTGCGAGCTACAGCGCACGCTGGCCGCGCTCATGGGGCAGCCCGTCACGCTCGTGCAGCTGCCCAGCGAGGCCGTGCCCCTGGTCGACCAGATGACCGGGCTGGCCAGCGAGCTGCGCAAGGCGCGGCTCTGCCTCGAAGAGTACGTCTGCCTCAAAGTGGTCATCATGCTCAGCTACG AGGACCCGAACCAGCGGCAGCTCGAGAGCATACAGGAGCGCTACCTGTCCGCGCTGCGAGTGTTCACCGAGCAACGGTTTCCCAACCAGAGCTCACGCTTCACCGAGCTGCTCGCGCGGTTACCGGACATCCAGGCGGCCGCGGCGCTGCTGCTGCACAGCAAGATGTTCTACGTGCCCTTCCTCCTCAACTCGTCCATCACCAGATAG